In Diabrotica undecimpunctata isolate CICGRU chromosome 4, icDiaUnde3, whole genome shotgun sequence, a single genomic region encodes these proteins:
- the LOC140440039 gene encoding uncharacterized protein isoform X2: MEIKQEVSEKTCKLQIDNDTCVGPLDAFKIEIKEEPKIETTYQAFDYLDLNEITVNTEVESEDKFILFEEKQTTIEESCPQEENKMKIMEMFLSSHKGTYTCQHAEEKLLNKNMKVGTGQRPSKCEICFKQFSDAGGLKKHLKVHTGEKPYKCEICLKHFITMHDLKVHLREHTDDLKVHLRIHTGEKPYKCEICFKQFSEAGGLKKHLMVHTGEKPYKCEICFKQFSQTSHLKIHLRWHAGDKPHKCKTCLKQFITTSDLKRHLRIHTGKKLHQCEICFQQFSEASSLKTHLRVHTGEKPYKCEICLKQFIKMNALKIHLRIHTGEKPYKCEICLKQCITAFVLKRHLRTHTGEKLHKCEICFKQFSEASNLKTHLRVHTGEKPYTCEICLKQCITVSVLKRHLRTHTGEKLHKCEFCFKQFSEAGSLKTHLRVHTGEKPYNCKICLKKFINISVLKIHLRIHTGEKPYKCEICLKQFNDMSALKIHLRIHTGEKPYNCEICLKQFINMSTLKRHLRTHTGEKPHKCEICFKQFSVASSLKRHLRVHTGEKT, from the exons ATGGAAATAAAACAAGAAGTTAGTGAGAAAACTTGTAAATTACAAATAGATAATGACACGTGTGTTGGTCCTTTGGATgccttcaaaattgaaattaaggaagaacccAAGATAGAAACTACTTACCAAGCATTTGATTATTTAGACTTAAATGAAATCACTGTAAACACTGAAGTAGAAAGTGAAGATAAATTTatactatttgaagaaaagcAAACAACAATTGAAGAAA GTTGCCCCCAGGaggaaaacaaaatgaaaattatggaAATGTTCCTTTCGTCTCATAAAGGAACATATACTTGTCAACATGctgaagaaaaattattaaataaaaatatgaaagttgGGACTGGACAGAGACCttccaaatgtgaaatttgttttaaacagtttagtgatGCAGGtggtttgaaaaaacatttgaaggtgcacactggagaaaaaccgtataagtgtgaaatttgtttaaagcatttTATTACTATGCATGACTTGAAAGTACATTTGAGAGAACACACTGATGATTTGAAAGTacatttgagaatacacactggagaaaaaccatacaagtgtgaaatttgttttaaacaatttagtgaAGCAGGtggtttaaaaaaacatttaatggTGCACACCGGAGAAAagccatacaagtgtgaaatttgttttaagcagttttcccAAACAAgtcatttgaaaatacatttgaggtGGCATGCTGGAGACAAGCCTCATAAGTGTAAAActtgtttaaaacagtttattaCTACAAGTgatttaaaaagacatttgagaaTACATACTGGAAAAAAACTTcaccagtgtgaaatttgttttcaacAGTTTAGTGAAGCAAGtagtttgaaaacacatttgagagtgcacactggagaaaaaccatataagtgtgaaatttgtttaaagcagtttattaAGATGAATGCTTTGAAAATTcatttgagaatacacactggagaaaaaccatacaagtgtgaaatttgtttaaagcagtgtATTACTGCATTTGTTTTAAAAAGACATTTAAGAACACATACCGGAGAAAAacttcacaagtgtgaaatttgttttaaacagtttagtgaagcaagtaatttgaaaacacatttgagagtgcacactggagaaaaaccttatacatgtgaaatttgtttaaagcagtgtattactgtaagtgttttaaaaagacatttaagaacacatactggagaaaaacttcacaagtgtgaattttgttttaaacagtttagtgaaGCTGGtagtttgaaaacacatttgagagttcaCACCGGCGAAAAACCATACaactgtaaaatttgtttaaagaaGTTTATTAATATAAGTGTTTTGAAAATTcatttgagaatacacactggagaaaaaccatataagtgtgaaatttgtttaaagcagtttaatGATATGAGTGCTTTGAAAATTcatttgagaatacacactggagaaaaaccatacaactgtgaaatttgtttaaagcagtttattaATATGAGtactttgaaaagacatttgagaacacatactggagaaaaacctcacaagtgcgaaatttgttttaaacagtttagtgtAGCAAGTAGTTTGAAAcgtcatttgagagtgcacactggagaaaaaacctaa